CCTTCTGCATTACCGATAAAGGGGATTTTCGGATTCTCAGAAAGTAATTTATAAGTTTCTTTTGCTAATTCATTCCCTTTGCTTGATTCCTCACCGATATTGATCAAGCCTACTTTTGGATCTTCAACTCCCAATACATACTTACTATAAACTGTTCCCATGAGGGCAAATTGTTCTAAGTATTTAGGTTTAGAGTCCACATTTGCTCCAACATCGAGGACAATTACTGATTTATTGGCATACATGGTGGGAAAAACAGCACCAATAGCGGGGCGATCGATTCCTTTGAGTCTGCCGAGTCCGAGTAAAGCGGCGGCCATTGCGGCTCCTGAATGTCCAGCCGAAACTACTGCTTGGGCTCTATTTTCCCTTACTAACCCCATTGCCACATTAATAGAAGCATTCGGCTTACGACGAACCCCCACAAGAGCCTCTTCTTCCATCGAGACAACTCCATCGGCGGCTACTATTTCAATATTGGTCGAGGTACAACCATGGTGATCTAATTGTGCCTGAATAGCTTCAGGATCGCCGACTAAAAGTATATCGACATCTAGTTCTGCTGAAGCTCTAATTGCACCAGCTACGATTTCTTGAGGGGCATTATCTCCGCCCATTGCATCCACTGCTATTTTTGCGCGCGTCTCTGCCATTGGTCAATCTATTGGGTTTAAAATCTCTCAAATTATATCATAATTGAGTCTTTATGCCTTGTCTTCTTCTTCCTCAGTGATAATTTCAATGATGCGAGGCTCTGAAGAGTTGCTATTTTCTTCTTTGCTGGTTTTTTGATTATTTTGTTGTTGGAGAATTTCATCGACAAATTTACGGGCTTCTTCTGTATTCATTTTCCCTTTATTAACCATTTCATCGGCTATTTGTTGTAGTCTGTGGGGAAACTCACCATTAATGACTAATTTATCGGCTTGTTCTTTTAATTCTTGTAGGGCATCGTTAGCTTTTTCTACGGCTAATCCTGCAATACCTACTCCTAGATAAAATGCTTTTTGTAAAAGGTTTTCTGGTTCACTCATAATGGTTTAAGTTTTTTGTGGATATTTACTATATCTATGTTATCTCGAACTGAAGTTATAATTGGGTTTGATTTTTACGGGAGGTATTAACTTTATGAATCTGAAGGCAATTATATTTGATGTAGATGGTACGATCGCAGAAACGGAAAGAGATGGTCATAGAATAGCTTTTAATCGGGCTTTTGAGCGAGAGAATTTGTCATGGCATTGGGATGTGGATTTATATGGAGAGTTATTGGAGATTGGGGGCGGAAAGGAGCGTATTAGATATTATATTTCTAATTATTTGCCTTCTTTTAATATTAATCAGTCTTTAGATGAGTTTATTGCCCATTTACATTTACTAAAAAGTAGATATTATCGTCAATTACTGGAAAATAATTCTATTCCTTTACGTTTGGGA
This is a stretch of genomic DNA from Cyanobacterium aponinum PCC 10605. It encodes these proteins:
- the plsX gene encoding phosphate acyltransferase PlsX; amino-acid sequence: MAETRAKIAVDAMGGDNAPQEIVAGAIRASAELDVDILLVGDPEAIQAQLDHHGCTSTNIEIVAADGVVSMEEEALVGVRRKPNASINVAMGLVRENRAQAVVSAGHSGAAMAAALLGLGRLKGIDRPAIGAVFPTMYANKSVIVLDVGANVDSKPKYLEQFALMGTVYSKYVLGVEDPKVGLINIGEESSKGNELAKETYKLLSENPKIPFIGNAEGRDVLSGNFDVIVCDGFVGNVLLKFAEAVGEIMLQIIKEELPYGVRGKIGTGILKPNLRRIKQRIDHAEHGGALLFGVNGVCIISHGSSQAPSIFSAIRIAKEAVDNQVLDRIRNFQGEKSVSNEQLGITN